A genomic stretch from Xiphophorus maculatus strain JP 163 A chromosome 16, X_maculatus-5.0-male, whole genome shotgun sequence includes:
- the LOC111611550 gene encoding tripartite motif-containing protein 16-like, translated as MEENQLDPETFSCSICLDLLKDPVTTSCGHSYCMKCIKTQWDEEDQKGIHSCPQCRETFTPRPVLKKNTMLAALVEQLKKTGLQAAAAAAADHCYAGPEDVACDFCTGRKLKAIKSCLVCLVSYCKNHLQPHLDVPGMKKHKLVEPTKNLQENICSRHDEVMKMFCRTDQKCVCLICLMEEHKGHDTVSAATERTERQRELEERQGNIQQRIQDREEDVKLLQQEVEAISRSADKTVEDSEKIFTQLIRLLQKRSSEVKQQIRSQQETEVSRVKDVQEKLEQEITELKRKDAELEQLSHTEDHNQFLLNYPSLPALSESTHSSSINIRPLRHFEDVTAAVSELREKLQDILRNSWTNISLMVTEVDVLLSEPEPKTRAGFLKYSCDITLDRNTANILLKLSEGNRKVRLMIDSQSYSNHPDRFTNRYQVLSRESLTGRCYWEVEWKMNVSVSVAYKNISRAGSGNECGFGYNDKSWALDCKGSKFGHNNIWTSISDPVSSRLGVYLDHTAGLLSFYSVSETMTLLHRVQTTFTQPLLAGVRVWNYFGYGSSAEFIKPN; from the coding sequence ATGGAGGAGAATCAGCTGGACCCAGAAACTTTCTCCTGTTCCATCTGtctggatctactgaaggaTCCGGTGACCACTTCctgtggacacagctactgTATGAAGTGTATTAAAACCCAGTGGGATGAAGAGGATCAGAAGGGAatccacagctgccctcagtgCAGGGAGACATTCACACCGAGGCCTGTGCTAAAGAAGAACACCATGCTAGCAGCTCTAGTGGAACAGCTGAAGAAGACTGGActccaagctgctgctgctgctgctgctgaccactgctatgctggacctgaagatgtggcctgtgatttctgcactggaagaaaactgaaagccatcAAGTCCTGTTTAGTCTGTCTGGTTTCCTACTGTAAGAATCACCTCCAACCTCACCTTGATGTTCCTGGAATGaagaaacacaagctggtggagCCGACCAAGAACCTGcaggagaacatctgctctcgtcatgatgaggtgatgaagatgttcTGTCGTACTGATCAGAAGTGCGTCTGTCTCATCTGTTTAATGGAGGAACATAAAGGTCATGACACAGTGTCAGCTGCAACAGAAAggactgagaggcagagagagctggaggagagacaaggaaacatccagcagagaatccaggacagagaggaagatgtgaagctgcttcaacaggaggtggaggccatcagtcgctctgctgataaaacagtggaggacagtgagaagatcttcacccagctgatccgtctcctccagaaaagaagctctgaggtgaagcagcagatcagatcccagcaggaaactgaagtgagtcgagtcaaagatgttcaggagaagctggagcaggagatcactgagctgaagaggaaagacgctgagctggagcagctctcacacacagaggatcacaaccagtttctcctcaactacccctcactgccagcactcagtgagtctacacactcatccagcatcaacatccgtcctctgagacactttgaggacgtgacagcagctgtgtcagagctcagagagaaaCTACAGGACATCCTGAGAAACTCATggacaaacatctcactgatggtcactgaggtggatgttctgctgtcagaaccagaaccaaagaccAGAGCTGGGTTCTTGAAATATTCATGTGACATTACACTGGATcgaaacacagcaaacatccTGCTGAAATTATCAGAGGGGAACAGGAAGGTGAGATTGATGATAGACAGTCAGTCTTATTCTaatcatccagacagattcaCTAATAGATACCAAGTTCTGAGTagagagagtctgactggacgttgttactgggaggtggagtggaaaatgaatgtttctgtATCAGTCGCATACAAGAAtatcagcagagcaggaagtggcAATGAATGTGGATTTGGATATAATGACAAATCTTGGGCTTTAGATTGTAAAGGTTCTAAATTTGGTCACAACAACATCTGGACCTCCATCTCAGATCCAGTTTCCTCCAGACTAGGAGTTTACCTGGATCACACAGCAGGacttctgtccttctacagcgtctctgaaaccatgactctcctccacagagtccagaccacaTTCACTCAGCCGCTACTGGCTGGAGTTAGGGTGTGGAATTATTTTGGGTATGGA